In Leptospira licerasiae serovar Varillal str. VAR 010, the genomic window TTACCTCATCTATTCAGAAATGAATACACAAAGATAGTCTCCGTTCTTTGCAAACATATAGGATTCGAAAGACTCGAAATCGCCGAAGAGATCGCAAGCGAGACATTTTTAACCGCGACAGAAACTTGGGGAATAAAAGGAAATCCGGAAAACCCGATCGCCTGGCTTTATGCCGTAGCAAAGAACAAAGCCAAAAATTACCTGCAAAGAAATTCAGTCTTTCAAAATAAGATCCTTCCCGAACTTACCAAAACACATACGGAGAATATTGAATCTGAGATAGACCTCTCCCCTGAAAATATATACGACAGCCAGCTCAGAATGATGTTCGCGGTCTGCCATCCTTCTATTTCTCCGGAAGCGCAGGTCGGACTTTCTCTTAGAATATTATGCGGTTTCGGGATAGAAGAAATAGCGGATGCATTCTTAACCAATAAAGAAACGATCAACAAAAGGCTGTTTAGGGCTAAAGAAAAATTAAGAGAAAAGAAGATAGCCATTCAACTTCCCGAACCGGAAGCCATAGAAGATAGATTAGATTCCGTCCTCTACACGATCTATCTGTTATTTAACGAAGGATATTATTCCATCAGTCAAAACAAAACTTTACGTAAAGATCTTTGTTTAGAGGCAATCCGTCTCTGCAGCATGCTTGTGGAGAATCGGATCACGGACAAACCTCAAGTATACGCACTTCTCGCGCTGATGTGTTTTCATACTTCAAGATTCGAAGCGAGACAAGATGAGAATGGAGAACAAATCTTATACCAAGATCAGAACATAAATTTATGGAATTACGATCTGATTGCTAAGGGAGAAATTTTCTTAAACAAAGCAGCCATCGGAACCAAGCTCACAAAGTATCATTTGGAAGCTGGGATCGCTTACTGGCACACTCGAAAGGAAGATACGAAAGAAAAATGGGAAAATATTTTGCAGTTATACAATCGTCTACTGCAGTTAGAATATTCGCCGATTGCAGCTTTAAACAGGACGTACGCTCTTTCAAAAGCAAATAGCAAAGAGGAAGCGATCGTGGAAGCGGAAAAATTAAACATAAAAGAAAATCATTTTTATTTTGCTCTTTTAGGAGAATTATATTTAGATATAGATAGATCCAAGTCCGAGCAACATTTTCGCAAAGCTCTTTCGCTTGCAAAAACTTCTCATGACAAGATCAGCCTCCTGAAAAAGATCGATCAATTTTCAAAGTAATCAAATGTTGAAAACTAAGAATACAAAACATATTAGCATCACTATTCCTATTGCCCAAAAGATAGCTTATGAATATCTTTCGGAACCGAAAAATTTCCCGGAATGGGCCTCCGGTTTATGTAAATCAATTTCACCACTAGAAAATGGAGAATGGTCCATCGACTCTCCCATGGGCAAATTGACCGCCAAATTTACGGATAAAAACCAGTACGGGATCTTAGACCATTATGTGATATTCAGTCCTGAAAATATTTCCTATAATCCGCTCAGGATCATAGAGAATGGAGAGGGAAGTGAACTGATCTTTACATTATTCCAGACGGAGGGAATGAGTTCCGAAAAATTCGAAGAGGATTCGAACTGGATCAAAAAAGATCTAGAAGAACTTAAAGAAATCCTAATAAATAAATTTTATCGCTGATCAGGTCAAAGTATCTTGGTCATAAAGAGAGAAGGCTCTCTCTAAAATGGATTTTAAACCGATACCGTTCCGGAAATTGCCTTCGACCCTGATATCGGGCGGAAGAATTCTATTCAAATCCCGGTTAAAAGCATGGAGCTGAGGTCCATAAACCGGAAGTGCGTCTTTCCACACGGTCACATAGTGATTCAAAGGAATCCCACTTTCGGAGAATAATTTTTTACGATCTTCTTCCACGACTGAGATGATCTCTTCTTCCGTTTTGGAGGAAATTTCCCGATCCCCTGCGCCACCCATGATAAAAGTTTCGGAGTGTATTCCGTCGGAGGTCCTACCGGAGAATATAAAGTCGTTGAACAGGATCCCTCTGGACCTGATCCCCAATTCGGAAGAAAAACTTTTATGATCTTTAGGGAACAATATTCCGAAGCCTTTCTTTCCGTTTAAGATGGAATCCTTTCCGAAACGAGTCACGCTTACTATAGGCAAAGTATCCAACATTCCTTGGTAAGATTTGAATTCTTTATATTCCGATTTCAATAGTTTTAATGCAGTTCCAAGATTCGTAGCAATTGTGATCTTAGACTTAGGATAAGTCGCTCTTAGTTCTTTTATACTGGAAATATCCTGGTTATATTTGATCTTTCCTTGTGATGATACTCTTGCCTCCAGAGCGCCTAACAAGCTACCAATACCGCCTCTAAAACTTACAGTTCCTCTTCTTCCTGGAAGGAGTTTCGGTTTTCCTTTTCTAGAATTTTTTAGATTTAGGATATTTTTCCAAAGAGGCGCCTGTTCCGGGAGAAATTTCCCTAACACAAGTTCTGCCGACATCGCATCCAGATCGCCAGCGTATATTCCGCCTAACGCAGGTTCCAGAATTTTGCTAAGTGCTTTTTCCCCCAGCACTCTTTTGCCCCATTGATAAACTGATTCGCCAGGCAAAGGTTGAGAAGGAACGGTTAACACCGAGAATGCAAGAGAGATTATTTCGAAAACGGAAAGAGGCATTCTTTTCATCTTTCCGTCGGAAAATATATAACGTTTTTTAGATGCTGGATTGGAAAATAGAATATCCAGCCCTAAACGGGAAGCAAGGTTCTCCAATTCCCAACAATTTATGATCCCGTTGGCCGCCCTCTCGACGATCCCGTACTCCGTTCGTACGGAACGGATGAGACCACCCGAACTTTCCCTTTTTTCCAGTACTAATACGGACTCACCCTTCTCTAGAGAAAGGAATGCATGCAGAAGGCCGGTAAAGCCTGCACCGATTACTATATGATCCGGAACCCATTTCGCCACGGATACAAAGTAATGGAATGGAAACTATTGGCAATTAAATCCTAGATTTTCTTTCAAAAGGAGGAAAAGTTTTTATCAAGTTCAGAATTCGAATCTGTAACCCATGGTATATTTGGTCTCCATTCCGGAGAAACTTCCACCGTTGGAAACCCCGCTCCCTACACCGACGCTAGAAGGCGCCGCGGAGATAACCATTCCTCTACTCTGACCGTCCGAAAACTGGACCACCGATTTGACTGAATTCGCAAATATATATGAATCGATCAGATTTAAAAGATAGATCCCGCCTAACACGTATAAAGCGCCTTGGTATTCCCTAAAGTTTTTATCCGCTTCTTCTCTTTTTAACTGAACCTGACTTGATTGATTCGCTAAATAAGCATCAATAGGAGATAAAGAAGGAGTAGCGGCAGCCTGAGCTTGGCCAAGTGCAGCAAGTGTAAGACTTTCTCTCGTATATGGATTTCCTAAATCTCCATATTCTTTTACGGAAGTTCTATAAACTCTGAATTTGTCGTAAGCAACGAATGCAGCAGCCGCGAATAGGGTAGGGTAGAGTAAAGATTGGAACTTTCTATCCGTATAATATTGGCCCCAGCCAGGCACGGCCGCGGATCTCATGAGCGCATTTAAAGGACGTTTTGCTTCCTGTTTGCGAAGTTCTTCTTGGCGACGAGCTTCTTCATCCGCTGCAGCTTGTTTTTTTAGGTCTTCTTCTTTTTGTTTCTCTTCTTCCAGATGCCTCTGAGCGGCTTCCTTATCTTCTTGCTCTTTTTTATCCGCTGCGAGTTTGTCTTCTTCCTCTTTACGGATCTTCTCCTCTTCGTCGTCGTCCACGTCTTGGAAAAGGATCTTCAAAATGAGGTCTTTATCTACTTTACGTTTTCCTGATTCTGTTTGGAGAAGAACGGAATGCTGATTTTGAGTTATGATATCCCCTTTTACTTTTCCACCTTCTCTCAACAGGATGGTAACGGGAAAGATCCCGATAGGAGCAAAAACGATCAATAAGATCGGTATAATTTTTTTTAAATGCAAAGATAACATTTCAAAAACGAAAAAGTGTTACACCACTAAAGTCCCCAAAGTATTGGACGAAAAGAAATTAATTTCCAAATGAGCCCTTTCTAAGGGAAGAACAGCTATTGGACCCGAATATTTCAGAAAGAGAGTCAAATAGACTGAGAAAATACCTTGGTTTCAGGGCTTTTTCTTCTCAAACGCATGTCCAGACCTGTGCATGCATTCCTTAAGAAAGGTTTTCCCAGGTCGGTTAAAACGAGGGTTTTTCCTTTCCATTCTATTAAATTATCGTCTTCCATACTGGTCAAATAGAGGCGAACCTCTTCAAAAATCGGATCCGGAACTTCCACTTTTCCCAAAGTAGAAAGTTTTAGAATGAGTTCTCTTTGTACCAAATCTTCGGAATTTAATTTATGTCCCCTGAGTATTGCCTGCCCGTTTTCAGAAATTCTCCTCTGGTATTTTTTCAGGATCTTTTCGTTCTGATAAAAACAATCCCAACTGTCCGAAATTGCAGACACACCCAAGCCTAAAAGCAGGTCGGTGGACTTGGTCGTATAACCCATAAAATTTCGATGAAGATTTCCGTTCTGATAAGCCGTGTATAGAGAATCGGATTCTAAAGCAAAATGGTCCATTCCAATTTCTTTATATCCCGCGTTTAGAAAAAGTTCTCTTCCGATCTCATAGAGCTCCCTTTTCTCTTCGCCCTTAGGAAGATCGTCTTCGGTAAATAATCTCTGCGCCGCTTTGATCCAAGGAACGTGAGCGTAACTGTAGAATGCAATTCGATCCGGCATAAGTCCCAAGGTCTTTCGGATCGTTTCTTTCATACTTTCTTTGGTTTGTTTGGGAAGTCCATAGATCAAATCGAAATTTACGGAATGATATCCTAACTTACGCGCTCCCTCTGTGACCGCCGCAGTTAGTTCGTAAGGTTGAATACGATTCACTAATCTTTGCACTTCCGGATCGAAGTCTTGGACACCCAAGCTGATCCTTGTAAATCCGTATTTAGCTAAAACTTCTAATTGAGATAGTCTCGTCCTTCTTGGATCCACCTCTAACGAAAATTCCGGAGAATCGGATACCTTCCAAGAATCTAAAATTGGCTTTAATAAACTTTCCAAATTGGACTCGGAAAGATAAGTGGGAGATCCTCCTCCCAAATGCAGCTCTCTCAACTCACGCTTGGTCAGCTCGGGAAGTTCTTCCTGATATTTTCTGAATTCTTGCAGAACCGTTTCTATGTAAGGATCTTCTACTGAGTGGTTTTTAGTGATAGAAGTATTACATCCGCAAAACGAACAGAGAGTCTCACAAAAAGGAATATGAAGATATAATGCTACGGAAGAATCATCCGGAAGCAATCTTCTATGAAGCGCGTCTATCCATTCCTCTCGGGTAGGATTATCTTCCCAATAGGGCACAGTAGGATAACTAGTATACCTAGGAGCCGGAACATCGTATTTTCGAATTAGATCGGATTTGGAACTCATACGAAAGCCTCACGTATTGTATTTACGAAAGTTCTAATATTCGCTTCCGGGGTTTTTGGTAAAACTCCATGCCCTAAACCGCAGACCCATCCTGCCCTTTTTTCAGGGGAAAGATCTAAGAATGGTTTAATCCATCGATTTAGATATTTCTTAAATTCTTCAGGCTCCATGAACAATAGCGCCTGATCAAAATTTCCCTGCACGAAATGGGAACCGTTCCCTAAGAAGCCAACGATATCGGTTCTGTGATCCATTCCAAATCCGGTCAAACCGGGGACTTCCCTAAGAGACTGCAGGGATCCTTGGGCCAAATTTTTGGCGTAATAACCTATCTTACCTGGAAACGCCTCTACCAAAACTTTAATGGTAGGCAAGATAGCCTCTTGGAAGAACCCAGGAGAAGCATCTCCTGCCGCCGTATCAAAGATCATCACGATCTCTGCGCCACCTTCTAATTGTAGACGTATGTTTTCCTTTAGTAAAGCAAGGATCTTCTCATAAAAACCTTCTCTTAGCTTCGTGGAAATTTTAGGAAGTATTAGATTTCCGTCATGTTTTCCCTGGGTGGCATAACAGAACAAGGTCCAAGGTCCTCCGATAAATCCGATCAAGGATTTATCTTTGGCGATCCTTTTTCTGGTCTTGATTACTGCGTCCTTTTGAAATCCCATAAATTCCACCGCTTGCCCCAAAGGGTAAAACTTATTCAGGTCTTCTACAGTGGAAAGATGCCAACCGAGCTTCGGACCTTCATCTCCGAAACGTAAGCCCATTCCGAACGCCTCTAAAGGAAAAAGAATGTCGGAAAATAAAATTGCAGTATCGAAGTCGAAATCATCCACAGGACCAAAAGCGACTTCTGCCGCAAGGTCCGGAACCTTGCACAATTCTTCGAAAGAATGTTTTTTTCTCAAATTTTGATAATGCCAATGATAACGGCCCGCCTGGCGCATCATCCAGACCGGAGGAGTAGCCTGAGGCTCCAACTTTAGCGCAGCTTGAAATCTAATATTAGACATTTTTTAAGTCTCCGATCCATTGATAGCCGACTCCTCTCACGGAACGGATCGCATCTTCGCCCCTATCTCCGAAGGCTTGGCGCAATCTAACAATGGAATTATCTATAGTTCTATTTGTGGGGAATTTTTCCTCTCCCCAAAGGCGGTCCAGGATCTCATCTCGGCTGACCGTTCTTCCTCTTTCTTCCACTAAAAAGTTTAAAAGAGCACAGTCTCTTTTAGAAAGATGGATCTCTTCTTTGGTGGGAGTCAGAATAGAATATCCGTAAAAATCCAGAAGGTATCCTTCATAGGAATATTTAGCCTGTTTTATGGAATGTTTATGAGATTCTAATACGTGTTTTACCCTGATTAGCAATTCCTTTAAATGAAACGGCTTGGGTATAAATTCTTCCGCACCTAGTTCGAATCCTCTCAAACGTTCCGGCGCTCCCGAATGTGCGGTTAAAAATAAAAACGGAGGACAATCTTTTCTGGATTTTAATTCTTCCGCTAACTCAAATCCGTCTCCGTCAGGCAAACGAACATCTAAAAGGATAAGATCCGGTTTGGATTCAGCGGCTAAAACTTTCGCAGACTGAGCAGAAACGGTCCAAACCATTTCATATCCTTCTTTTTCCAATCGTTCCTTTAGAGTTTCTCCTAAAGAGCGATCGTCTTCGACTAATAATAATTTCGCTTTCACTCGCCGTTTCTCCTTCGGGAGGTATATGAGGGCAAAATTAACTCCGCCAAAAATCCACCCGACTCTGAATTTCGAACGGAAAAATTTCCACCCATTCTTCCGGCTAATTTTTCGGCTATAT contains:
- a CDS encoding RNA polymerase sigma factor — encoded protein: MQSTEILPHLFRNEYTKIVSVLCKHIGFERLEIAEEIASETFLTATETWGIKGNPENPIAWLYAVAKNKAKNYLQRNSVFQNKILPELTKTHTENIESEIDLSPENIYDSQLRMMFAVCHPSISPEAQVGLSLRILCGFGIEEIADAFLTNKETINKRLFRAKEKLREKKIAIQLPEPEAIEDRLDSVLYTIYLLFNEGYYSISQNKTLRKDLCLEAIRLCSMLVENRITDKPQVYALLALMCFHTSRFEARQDENGEQILYQDQNINLWNYDLIAKGEIFLNKAAIGTKLTKYHLEAGIAYWHTRKEDTKEKWENILQLYNRLLQLEYSPIAALNRTYALSKANSKEEAIVEAEKLNIKENHFYFALLGELYLDIDRSKSEQHFRKALSLAKTSHDKISLLKKIDQFSK
- the hemG gene encoding protoporphyrinogen oxidase — its product is MAKWVPDHIVIGAGFTGLLHAFLSLEKGESVLVLEKRESSGGLIRSVRTEYGIVERAANGIINCWELENLASRLGLDILFSNPASKKRYIFSDGKMKRMPLSVFEIISLAFSVLTVPSQPLPGESVYQWGKRVLGEKALSKILEPALGGIYAGDLDAMSAELVLGKFLPEQAPLWKNILNLKNSRKGKPKLLPGRRGTVSFRGGIGSLLGALEARVSSQGKIKYNQDISSIKELRATYPKSKITIATNLGTALKLLKSEYKEFKSYQGMLDTLPIVSVTRFGKDSILNGKKGFGILFPKDHKSFSSELGIRSRGILFNDFIFSGRTSDGIHSETFIMGGAGDREISSKTEEEIISVVEEDRKKLFSESGIPLNHYVTVWKDALPVYGPQLHAFNRDLNRILPPDIRVEGNFRNGIGLKSILERAFSLYDQDTLT
- a CDS encoding LA_0442/LA_0875 N-terminal domain-containing protein, which translates into the protein MLSLHLKKIIPILLIVFAPIGIFPVTILLREGGKVKGDIITQNQHSVLLQTESGKRKVDKDLILKILFQDVDDDEEEKIRKEEEDKLAADKKEQEDKEAAQRHLEEEKQKEEDLKKQAAADEEARRQEELRKQEAKRPLNALMRSAAVPGWGQYYTDRKFQSLLYPTLFAAAAFVAYDKFRVYRTSVKEYGDLGNPYTRESLTLAALGQAQAAATPSLSPIDAYLANQSSQVQLKREEADKNFREYQGALYVLGGIYLLNLIDSYIFANSVKSVVQFSDGQSRGMVISAAPSSVGVGSGVSNGGSFSGMETKYTMGYRFEF
- the hemN gene encoding oxygen-independent coproporphyrinogen III oxidase, which encodes MSSKSDLIRKYDVPAPRYTSYPTVPYWEDNPTREEWIDALHRRLLPDDSSVALYLHIPFCETLCSFCGCNTSITKNHSVEDPYIETVLQEFRKYQEELPELTKRELRELHLGGGSPTYLSESNLESLLKPILDSWKVSDSPEFSLEVDPRRTRLSQLEVLAKYGFTRISLGVQDFDPEVQRLVNRIQPYELTAAVTEGARKLGYHSVNFDLIYGLPKQTKESMKETIRKTLGLMPDRIAFYSYAHVPWIKAAQRLFTEDDLPKGEEKRELYEIGRELFLNAGYKEIGMDHFALESDSLYTAYQNGNLHRNFMGYTTKSTDLLLGLGVSAISDSWDCFYQNEKILKKYQRRISENGQAILRGHKLNSEDLVQRELILKLSTLGKVEVPDPIFEEVRLYLTSMEDDNLIEWKGKTLVLTDLGKPFLRNACTGLDMRLRRKSPETKVFSQSI
- a CDS encoding uroporphyrinogen decarboxylase family protein, with the translated sequence MSNIRFQAALKLEPQATPPVWMMRQAGRYHWHYQNLRKKHSFEELCKVPDLAAEVAFGPVDDFDFDTAILFSDILFPLEAFGMGLRFGDEGPKLGWHLSTVEDLNKFYPLGQAVEFMGFQKDAVIKTRKRIAKDKSLIGFIGGPWTLFCYATQGKHDGNLILPKISTKLREGFYEKILALLKENIRLQLEGGAEIVMIFDTAAGDASPGFFQEAILPTIKVLVEAFPGKIGYYAKNLAQGSLQSLREVPGLTGFGMDHRTDIVGFLGNGSHFVQGNFDQALLFMEPEEFKKYLNRWIKPFLDLSPEKRAGWVCGLGHGVLPKTPEANIRTFVNTIREAFV
- a CDS encoding response regulator transcription factor, whose amino-acid sequence is MKAKLLLVEDDRSLGETLKERLEKEGYEMVWTVSAQSAKVLAAESKPDLILLDVRLPDGDGFELAEELKSRKDCPPFLFLTAHSGAPERLRGFELGAEEFIPKPFHLKELLIRVKHVLESHKHSIKQAKYSYEGYLLDFYGYSILTPTKEEIHLSKRDCALLNFLVEERGRTVSRDEILDRLWGEEKFPTNRTIDNSIVRLRQAFGDRGEDAIRSVRGVGYQWIGDLKNV